CGGGAACATAGCGCTGAATGATGGAAAACCCTATAACATGACAGTCTCACCAGGTTGTATATTTCTCCTATGGGTCATCATTTTTAAGATAGTGGAAGAATAACCCCAGGCTCTGAATTTGGAGATGCACACATCCATCCTATGTGTCATCCTAGTAGCTCACTTCTACATTCACTCCATATGATGATAATGCAGTAACTGTTCTTTACAACTTTTTGTTTCGTGTAAGTCTGTTTCCTTTTTTGTCCATGGCCATGCAAATAATTTTGCATAAGAACAACGTCTCCTTTATGAAAAGCACAACGTAGTAGCTTCATCTACGTTATTTCAGTCAGAAAATAACTTTGCAATTTCAGCAGTATTACCTGAAGCAACTCACATTGGACGAACTCGAGGGCTGTTTCTGTCTTTTCTGGTGCTGATTGACCTCTGACTTTCAAGAACATTTCCATTTTGCAGGTGCAGTTGACACATCTTTATCAAGAGCTCCAGTGTTTGATCCAAAAGCCAAAAGATCAGTCAGAAACAATGTAACTGTTCGACTTGTTGACTCATTCATGAACCCAGTAGTATCTCTGGAGCCAAAACTGAGGCTTCAGCTAACATCTGCAAATGTAACGGCCCCGATGAACGCGTCAAGCTTCACCGCGGGGGAATTTGTCAACAACAAAGATGGATCATATACTGCTCATTATGTCGCAAGGTATCTTGGTTTATATGGCATGTGTATTCAGTTTGACAGCAGGCAGCTGGCTCCTTGTCCATTCCAAGTCCTTATTCTTCCCGGTAAAGTTTCCATTGCGCGGATGATATTCATGAAAAACATAAAAATGTTGAAGAGCGTTGACTGACTGAAAATGCCTCCCTGCAGACGAGTACTTCTCTGAAGTTCGAGAAGATCACATTTCAGTTTGGGAGGATGAATCTGTTTCCTTTGATATTTTGTCAAATGACTACATTGCAGTAGGACTAGCTGACGTAGTTAATTTATCTTCAGTAAGTTTATTAAACCACTTTTTTATTATTTAATTACGTAATGGTGTTCTTTTTACAGTTTATTTTTTGCAAACAGTTCTACTACACATTTAAACAAGGAAACTTGTCACAGACACAAGTATAGTGACACTGCCCAGATTTTGAAATGCCATTGTTCAATCTTACAACAAGAGTGACATTTTCAGCGAAAGTgcctttctgctcccgagctcatttgagcttggtgaacagtaaaatcgaaaataaatcaaaaaaatccaaaaaaatccaAAGAAAAATTGGGAGAAACATTGAAAAAGTTCTAACTGgttgcaaaaattcatcatgaaatcacattcctataaggcgtggcaaaaaaacaaattcaatgctccaaaatgcttttgaaagtagcattttcagagtaccaattttttttttgccacgccttctagaaatgtgatttcatgacgaatttttgcaagcacttaaaacttttgccaatgtttctcccaaaaaaaaattggattttttgatttcttttttattttactgttcacccgagctcatttgagctcgggtgcagaaactCTGCGTCCCATTTTCAGTTGTTTCATTGTGCCATTACTCTCTTGCTTGACAACTCTAATCGCATAGTAAATTTGCTCCGTCTTATTTTAGCCACTCCATGGAGGGGTCGTACAGTACAATCCGGGCTATCGGTACACACCTTTTGAACGGTTTTTTGGGAATGACTCCTTTTCATACACAGTATCTGATAAGCATGGCAACGTTGTCAGTGGTACAGTGTTCATATATGTTCTGTGCAGACCACCTCAGTTCATCTCTTTGCCCAAACAACTGCATGTTACAGAAGATATAATTGGCCCAAAGTTTGGGTAAGCTTCATTGCTTCAACtagatgctttctattttttgtacTTTTTCTTAGCTTTTTGAACTGATCACGCATTTCCATGTTTCGGCAGTGGGTTTCCGGGGATTGAAATGACATATTCAGACACATCAGAGAACATATCGGTTATAGTGAGAGCACAGCACGGCAATGTTCTTCTTGCTCCAGTGCCAATGAAACTTCAACATCTATTTGATGATACGCTTTCAATCAGCAGGGTAGGCAGGTCTAGCCAAGCCTTGAAAATACAAGGGATGGTGGAGGAAATAAATGGAGCGCTAAAATATCTTCAGTATATCGGGTACTAGCCAAGGATCTGAATCTTCCTAGTATTATAGCAGGCCTGGCGTTACAAGAATCTCAAATCCTGCCATCATTTGCAGAAATGAAGACTTCTATGGAGATGATGTTATAATGCTATATGCGAGGAACAGGAATGGTAGGCATCGTGATGAGTTACACGTCTCCGTGGAGCCGGTCAATGATCCTCCGGTTATATTGGCTCCGAAATCAATTTTCTTGGGTGGAAAAGAATCAAGAGATGGATATCAAATCTTTGACAAGCAGAGAGATCCATTTGAGTTCTCAATCGTCGAACCAGATCTTCGTTGGTACCCAGGTGCTTTGGTTTACTCTTTTGGTATGAAACCATGGATTTAAAAATGGATTTTATCCTGCTTAATTATTTTGAGATGTAAAATGATGTTCCCTAGCCTAACATATTTACATTGTTCTTAGGAGACATTAAAAGTAACTAAGAAATAATCTCATGTTGCAGGGAACAGGTCTCACCTTCTGCTAGTGCTCTCCTTCGAAGTCTTTGAAGGAACCTTGATGATGACATTGCCAGCCAGTCTCGTAGGCAGGGCGGAGCTGAAGACTGGTGGCAGTAACCAGTGGCAGTCGCTTCAGACCTATGTGGCCATTGCACATCACTTGGTCTTGAGAGGAACTGGCATCAGGCTGCGCTTGGATGTCGCTGACTGCAACAGCGCAATGCACCAGCTGTTTTACCAAGTAAACACTCTGTCTTCTTGGACTATTTTGGCGATTCGTTCTTCAGCCCATGATTTAAATTCTCCTGATTTAAATTCTCTTGGTTATCTAAGTGACCGATTGTCCGAGAGCTGTAAATGGAGGTATTGAAACTAGAAAAATATGAGATTTTCTCTTGCAGGGTGGTCCAAGCCATGCCACAAGCTTATCCATCACCGTAAACGACCTGGGGAACTATGGGTGCTACCCAGATTGTTCAGAGATGATGTCAAGGCCATTGCAAGCGGAGAAGACTGTCCAGCTGAGCAAAAGGAAAGCAATGAACTCAACAAGAGCCATCTGTGAGTTTCTTTGTGCTTGGTTTGGTGCTGTGGCTTGTGTGGCACACCATTCCTATCCTTGTATTTTTATACTGTGAATACTTTCAGTGACCGGATCGGCAATCGCAATCGAGATCCTGGCAATGCTGTGCCTTGGCGGGGTTCTCCTGTATTTCCTCGTGAAATGCATGTGTGCCCTGAGGATTGAACGAACAAGAGGCCTCCCTGGCAATGAAGTTCGCACATCAGACCGAACCATGTCCCATCAACTTGTGAGTACATTTCTCTAATCCTCTTCGAAACATTCACCGCGCTAGTAGCATCTGTGCAATCATCACTCTGAGCTTCGTCGCCTATAAAGTCTCTGAGAAAATTTCTGTCACTGTTCTTCTGCAACGTGAAAAAGATGAGTTCGTCGCCCTCGGATGATGCTGGATATAGCTCTGCGCCTGCAGCGGTGCTCTCCTTGGGTGGAAACAGATCGGGTTTTAGGCAGCGGTAAGCAATGTTGATTTGCTCTGTACTCAGGATTTTGCCATGCACATTTTAGGAACGGATAAGAATCTTAGACTCCAGCTGTAGCAGTTCAGAGTGGATGAAAACAGGGATCTAATTGACACAGTTTGGGACTTCAGGTCTTGTAGGTCATGCAAGCAGCAGGAACTGGAACTGCAGCAGTTATCTGGGATCAGAAACGATGGAAACCAAGATGCTCAGCCTGTGGTAGACAAGGACAAGTAGAACCCTTGcatggaatccaaattttcttctgTGAACTCCAAACATAATAAGTCTACCTTCAGACGCATATAGTGTAGTAGGCTCATGAAACTGGCAATAACCTGCAGACGCATATGATCAATCAAAGAGAAAGGTGGTTTAGTATAAATTGCCATCATCACATGTTTTCTATTTTTGTCTGTCGTGACATTTCATTCTTACAAGTTCACAATAATCTGGTAAGCACAGCCTTGCATTGGAGAGCAGATTGGTCAATTGGTCAACATTGAGATAGTATCTGTTACTTGCTGTTGGCAAAGATCACTGGATGGCAGTATAGGTGAATATTTTACATATCATGAAAAACAACAGCAGATTTAATAAAATGAATATGCCAACATTTTTATTGACAACCATTACAGATGGTTGTTACGTTGCCTGGATGTATTTAGAAGACACGTATAGTTGAAACAAGCTGGAGCAGCCACTGAGAGTAAAGCTCGTCATACAGCGATATTATACAAAAGAATCGCCTACTCACTTGGAGACTGATTCTTACGTCAATCAAGAATAGGCGCATCTTGATTTGCTCCCTGGCCTATTCAGTTGGATCCAAACTGTGTTGGTTTCTTCATAACCTAGCCGTATGCAGTGACAGTATGGACTCCCATGGCCACAAACAAAAACCACTGTGTAGTGCACTACCATGGCTATCCACAAGAAATGGACAGTGAACTATGAGGTGCTGAACAAACTCGCTGGCACCTAGAACAGGAAATGTTCAAGAAATCATTCTAAGATCAGCAGCATCTCAATTCATCAGTATATCAAAACAAATGAAATGTAACTGCCCAAATGAAGCTAGTTATCTAAACATATATCAAAATAAACTGAACAGGTGAATACCACATAAGTGAGCGAATTTGAGCTACCTTTGCATTATGTGGCATGATCTTTATGTCGTGAGGTGGATGAAGCCATGATTCAGGGGCATATGACAAGAAGTTCTCGAGCTTGCTGGTGTAGATATCTGCATATTGATGAATGTGATAGGCAAATGATGATTCCTTTCCTGTGTCTGTAAGGAATGTTGCACCAAAAGAACTATTAAACAGATCTCGCATGCCAGATCGACATTGACGCCTTTCTGCATTCAACTCATCAAGCAATGTTCTGTAAACTTGGCCTTTCTCGGTGCTAACCACAGTTGCATGAACCTTTCCAAGTAGATCATGTATTATACCTAATTTTGCCTGCAGTGTAGGATAAATTTCAGGTAATTTGACAAAGCACCAATATGAATTGGATAGAATAACATGGACTACGAAATTGTATATTTAATACTAGAACAAATTAGCATACTAATGAATAAAAATAGTACTGCCATCTTTCTGATGGACCAATTTGTGGGGTGACACTGCAACTGTGCCAAATGAAACTTCAGGCAGCTATTATAACTTCCAGAAATAGCTACAGCCTAAGAAAGCCACCTAAACATTTACCTTATTAAAAACCTCCTAAACATAATTCCATAAGTTGATACAGTCAACCCTATTAGTTTTACTGATAGATATTTATTAGTTGTCTTCATAGTTCTGATGCCAGATTCAAAATACTTGGTGTAAATTTGGAAGGGAACAGCACACTAGAATGTGTAGGATCATACTAGAATGTAGGATCATACTAGGATCTAATTGGTAACTGCTAATCTATATGAAATAGACACTTGCATATACCTACTATTTTGCAGACCAGATAACAAAGTTATTGAGATATGATATTTACCATCTTATCTAGATACTATGTGTAAAGAGATGATAATTAGGATCTGTATTACTTCAGATTTTTTTATCCAAATGGCTTAAAGTTTTCCTTTATTTAATCCAGCCAGGAATCGTACTGACTATTCGCCCTTCAAAATATATTTTTCTTGAGGAATTGGCAGCTGCGCTGCCCATATATTAAGCAGGAGAAAAACAAACGGAACCAGTTCAGTACAGAGCTTGACAAAGATTGCAACAGGTCATGGGTGAACAAGTACCGCATGCCTGGAGAATGGAAAAGAGCAAACTATTATACAGCTGTGATGTATCTTTGTTTTTGGGGCAATTACCGCATTGGGAAGGGCCAGGTGGTGTAGGAAAGGCTGAAGAGGAGAGATCTTAGGAGAAAGATGACACTATGGACTGGCTGACTAGGTAGGGATCTTCATGCCTAATGCCAACGATTACAATAGCCCTTGATAGACAGAGGGCTCTCCTAATTATAGACAGGTCAGTCTATTAATAAATATCCTAAAATATGAAGCTAGTGAGATAAGATACCAGCTAATAGGAAAAGTTGATGAACAAGTTGCTGTTGCCGCTAGCTCGAGCAGCTCAGGCTGCTTTCCATGGTGCATAACCCCTAATGGGCTAGACTAACATGCACGTGACAGTAGCAATGCTGTTGAAAGAGAAACTCAGTTACATATTCTACAGGCATATTATATACAGACCTGTTGGAACCGGTAGCTGTCACCATTCTGGATTCCTATTTCATCCTGAAGTCAAGCCGTAAAACCTTAATATGTTAGATTGCTGGAAAAAAGATAGTGCTGCTTATACGTCACGGACTACTGGCATATGCAATCTTGCACCTACCTCAAGTTCACGAATAACGGCAGCTGTTCGCCAACCAGCTTTGGAAGGCCCTCTCAAGTCGCTGAAAAGATGATCACCAAAGTATATCACCTAACACATGTTCAAAAAAAGACCTGAGATGATATACTCAGTGTCATATGTGGAGACCGTCCACAAGTCAGTATTGAGTAAACATGTGTTAGTGTGAATGGGATCAGTTTATCAATGGTGGCCTCTGCAATAACTTCACAATATGATAAGGTTATGGCATTACCTAATTAGATTAAGCATGAAACATAGTAAAAAGACTAAAAATGTAACAGATGAACCTAAATCGTGTGACAGCTTCCACTATGCAGTACGCAAATCACCATTTAAATGTGCAAATGTATGAAAAATATTGTGTTGATTTAACATGAAAAAAATGTCACTCTAGACAGAAAAGTTTAAGCTGGGTGAACATATATAGAGGAAACTGATACTTCTTCAGATTCGAAACACCAACCTCTGGGCCTCTCCACTTTGTAATCTGCAGAAAGGATTTTAAACATCCATGGTAATAGACTTCATTTGGCAGAAACTTGTCAACTGCAGTAAATGCTAAGGTGTCCTTTTCAGTGTCATACACCCTATAGATAGCCAGGAAACTTAATTAGGAATTCAGAACAGGAGTGGAATGATTGTGCAGAACATGTAACAACTTGCATCAATATGCAGCCTACTAAGATCTACtcactctgttcctaaatacaagtctttttagagattctactATGAGATtctactatggactacatacggagtaaaatgagtgaatctacactctaaaatatgtctatatacatctgtatgtagttcacattgaaatctctaaaaagacttatatttagaaacggagggagaagTACTTTGCTAAGgataaaatgaatatttttctttagtAGTGTAGAAATGTTCCACAGGACCTGAATGGGTGGTCTGAATTATAGAAACTTGGTTTATTTGCCTGCGCAATCACAACGTCAAAAAGCTCCCTCCAGGAATTCCCATCAAAATGCTGGTCCTGCTCAACCAACCAATGGACAGGTAAAGTTGATAATATGCGAATGGAGAAGAATGGCCAGAGAAACAAATCACATGTGATACCCTTCATATTTGGAACAACCGTCTCATGAGGAAAATTACGAGAATGGCAGAACAAAATATACTACAACTACGATGTAGTAGTAAATCAAGCTATTAAAGAAATATGGAAACAAATGAAGAATTTGCATGCAGAAAATTGGCTTGACAGTTTCACAATCACAACTATGCTTCAATGGGTCAAGGCAGCATAAAAATCTCTTCTACTGAACAGAAATATTGGATATCAAATTCTCAACTTCAACTAGAATTATTTTTCCTTTAATGGTAAACTATGCATGGAGAAAGCacaaaaaaacatatttaaatATAGAAAGGACCTCTAGTAAATAACTCATCCCTCCATCCACAAAGTAGAAAGGTGAGTTGGTAAGAAGAAACAGCTTTTTCCCCTTCTCTCGTAGGGTCTTTAAGAAACGAAACACCTGGCTCTGCAAGTCACAAGACAAAATGAGGCAATGGTTTTAAAGTTGCATGATAAAAAAAACATGAACACATAAAAGAATGTCATAAGACGAGAAACAGTATCAGGTTAAAGCGTTAGTGAACAAGACTTTAGCTAAANNNNNNNNNNNNNNNNNNNNNNNNNNNNNNNNNNNNNNNNNNNNNNNNNNNNNNNNNNNNNNNNNNNNNNNNNNNNNNNNNNNNNNNNNNNNNNNNNNNNNNNNNNNNNNNNNNNNNNNNNNNNNNNNNNNNNNNNNNNNNNNNNNNNNNNNNNNNNNNNNNNNNNNNNNNNNNNNNNNNNNNNNNNNNNNNNNNNNNNNNNNNNNNNNNNNNNNNNNNNNNNNNNNNNNNNNNNNNNNNNNNNNNNNNNNNNNNNNNNNNNNNNNNNNNNNNNNNNNNNNNNNNNNNNTATTCAAACGCCATAACCAGATGCAGTACCGCTTACATTTTTTAACAGAAATTTCTGAGGCTCTGAAAGAACTTTTCTGTGAACTAAACCACTTCTGTGGACATGCTGAATCGCTTGGTTTACATCCTCATATACATAAGGAGCATCAAACTCCAGCTTGGCATCTACGAAGTGCTGAACAATATCTGCAATGAGGCATGCCTGAAATGAGCGTGTTTTTATTGTCAGAAACAGTTATTAAGCTGTGCATAGTATATGAAGCTATAACTGAGTGCAGGATAACTCTCAGTGTTTTATAAACGACCTAGGGCAGATCACTGTGGAATATATCTCTGCAAGGGAGGTGAGCACTCAGAATGACATGCACAATTTTCCCAACGAGAATTATCAGACACATCCAAAAATGTGTATGAATATCCTACAGATAAAACATCCATCATCTATACATCAAGCATTAACTACATGGGAGATATTGTGTGTGCGCACTACTTAGTCCAGATATGTGCACTGACCAGTGATGGTGCTTTGCTAGTTGAAAAGTATATCATGTGTGCACGCTACTTAACTCAAGCTATGTGTAACAACTACTGATAGTGCTTTACTACTtcaaaaaaaatgatataaaaagaaGTGAACAAAATGAATATGAGAGCAGGCTTGGATCAATTCAAAATTACCTCGCTAAAACAGAAAACATCCATCAGCCCAACAAGCTGACGAGCTTGATCTCTTCCGATATGTCTTGTGCCGTAGAGTTCTTTTATCTCAGTTGAACTTAGCTGGTCAACAAACACCCAGGTAAGATTTTCCAACACCAGGACGAACATATATCACCAACAGACAATGTTCATTTGTCTGCATTTAACTTCAAAATCAGTAAAATGAATAGTGGTGGAGAATCCTATTCTTAATGTTCTAGCAGCACCATTAAAGGTCCACTAGACCCAATGTCCAAGCTTGAATTCAACAGTCAAACCAGCGCAAGGCAACCAATCACATATGGAATGGTCACATTAGTGAGAACCTACATTTTACATGTGAATACTCATAGAAAGTTTAGTGAACTCCTAACCTTTCGTCTTCCAAAGAAGCAGCCATCGGGTTCAATAGAACCGAAGAAATCAAGCTTCAGAAGGCACCCTTTTAGTTTGTCATAGTAAAGGCCCCTGACAGGAAAGCTACTGTCGTAGTCGTACTGCAAGCAGCTCTCTGGATACTTCAACTGCAGAGAATCACCACCCACATACCCCCAATTCAGCAATCAAGTAATGCAACAAAAGGACCATAAAGAACCAGGAACAGCCAAACCTCATTGACCAGGTGC
Above is a window of Triticum dicoccoides isolate Atlit2015 ecotype Zavitan chromosome 5B, WEW_v2.0, whole genome shotgun sequence DNA encoding:
- the LOC119309605 gene encoding 5'-nucleotidase domain-containing protein DDB_G0275467-like, coding for MAPAARLRLLASCRLFSALSGTVPRCRRGLRGLSTLSSTLGSGAGEDEIERIRREFEDAKRNYLSIPDAIKDMPKMNPQGIYVNKNVKLDDLQVYGFDYDYTLSHYSDHLQCLIYDLAKKHLVNELKYPESCLQYDYDSSFPVRGLYYDKLKGCLLKLDFFGSIEPDGCFFGRRKLSSTEIKELYGTRHIGRDQARQLVGLMDVFCFSEACLIADIVQHFVDAKLEFDAPYVYEDVNQAIQHVHRSGLVHRKVLSEPQKFLLKNSQVFRFLKTLREKGKKLFLLTNSPFYFVDGGMSYLLEDQHFDGNSWRELFDVVIAQANKPSFYNSDHPFRVYDTEKDTLAFTAVDKFLPNEVYYHGCLKSFLQITKWRGPEVIYFGDHLFSDLRGPSKAGWRTAAVIRELEDEIGIQNGDSYRFQQAKLGIIHDLLGKVHATVVSTEKGQVYRTLLDELNAERRQCRSGMRDLFNSSFGATFLTDTGKESSFAYHIHQYADIYTSKLENFLSYAPESWLHPPHDIKIMPHNAKVPASLFSTS
- the LOC119309603 gene encoding protein GAMETE EXPRESSED 2-like isoform X1, translating into MANRAALFPRPILAFSVLLCLAPLRPTAAQEQWPRFPIAPRPAFMFGWLDGRGSFRAGDTATVMITSFDIPDANVSEVRRKAAFKVTLHGGKAGNSSVLTDVAVHLEGDLPSWNITLVPLRAGNFIALFEEERFFLGVDTLNFAVAARDVNPSASLASWTHLGGGRVAAGSKALVSVFPRDAFGNGLPRGADMPFGNWYFAVSWSYVNGAPVEFSGLEYNGWTEDGCMSIEFVPTLAGDFLVHVHADNTKLRGSPLPLTVKPGLIDVAKSTAEWKHGTNAVQIFSKLEIFINQRDSFGNLVPGIHPFDAAVVESASRLSVPVGGLRIEAVAEGIQRLSFDVVEPGEFVLTIFETHLKQRLSDTVYVYHVFVGYCDGSKSIVNGSGLVQSVAGSPSSFMVYLLDQYQSPSPIDTDMMRVQILSRNGTSGVNPVITPVREPNETISTDGQTRNFNVSYTPEIAGEYEIWVLCGNIALNDGKPYNMTVSPGAVDTSLSRAPVFDPKAKRSVRNNVTVRLVDSFMNPVVSLEPKLRLQLTSANVTAPMNASSFTAGEFVNNKDGSYTAHYVARYLGLYGMCIQFDSRQLAPCPFQVLILPDEYFSEVREDHISVWEDESVSFDILSNDYIAVGLADVVNLSSPLHGGVVQYNPGYRYTPFERFFGNDSFSYTVSDKHGNVVSGTVFIYVLCRPPQFISLPKQLHVTEDIIGPKFGGFPGIEMTYSDTSENISVIVRAQHGNVLLAPVPMKLQHLFDDTLSISRVGRSSQALKIQGMVEEINGALKYLQYIGNEDFYGDDVIMLYARNRNGRHRDELHVSVEPVNDPPVILAPKSIFLGGKESRDGYQIFDKQRDPFEFSIVEPDLRWYPGALVYSFGNRSHLLLVLSFEVFEGTLMMTLPASLVGRAELKTGGSNQWQSLQTYVAIAHHLVLRGTGIRLRLDVADCNSAMHQLFYQGGPSHATSLSITVNDLGNYGCYPDCSEMMSRPLQAEKTVQLSKRKAMNSTRAILTGSAIAIEILAMLCLGGVLLYFLVKCMCALRIERTRGLPGNEVRTSDRTMSHQLMSSSPSDDAGYSSAPAAVLSLGGNRSGFRQRSCRSCKQQELELQQLSGIRNDGNQDAQPVVDKDK
- the LOC119309603 gene encoding protein GAMETE EXPRESSED 2-like isoform X3 gives rise to the protein MANRAALFPRPILAFSVLLCLAPLRPTAAQEQWPRFPIAPRPAFMFGWLDGRGSFRAGDTATVMITSFDIPDANVSEVRRKAAFKVTLHGGKAGNSSVLTDVAVHLEGDLPSWNITLVPLRAGNFIALFEEERFFLGVDTLNFAVAARDVNPSASLASWTHLGGGRVAAGSKALVSVFPRDAFGNGLPRGADMPFGNWYFAVSWSYVNGAPVEFSGLEYNGWTEDGCMSIEFVPTLAGDFLVHVHADNTKLRGSPLPLTVKPGLIDVAKSTAEWKHGTNAVQIFSKLEIFINQRDSFGNLVPGIHPFDAAVVESASRLSVPVGGLRIEAVAEGIQRLSFDVVEPGEFVLTIFETHLKQRLSDTVYVYHVFVGYCDGSKSIVNGSGLVQSVAGSPSSFMVYLLDQYQSPSPIDTDMMRVQILSRNGTSGVNPVITPVREPNGAVDTSLSRAPVFDPKAKRSVRNNVTVRLVDSFMNPVVSLEPKLRLQLTSANVTAPMNASSFTAGEFVNNKDGSYTAHYVARYLGLYGMCIQFDSRQLAPCPFQVLILPDEYFSEVREDHISVWEDESVSFDILSNDYIAVGLADVVNLSSPLHGGVVQYNPGYRYTPFERFFGNDSFSYTVSDKHGNVVSGTVFIYVLCRPPQFISLPKQLHVTEDIIGPKFGGFPGIEMTYSDTSENISVIVRAQHGNVLLAPVPMKLQHLFDDTLSISRVGRSSQALKIQGMVEEINGALKYLQYIGNEDFYGDDVIMLYARNRNGRHRDELHVSVEPVNDPPVILAPKSIFLGGKESRDGYQIFDKQRDPFEFSIVEPDLRWYPGALVYSFGNRSHLLLVLSFEVFEGTLMMTLPASLVGRAELKTGGSNQWQSLQTYVAIAHHLVLRGTGIRLRLDVADCNSAMHQLFYQGGPSHATSLSITVNDLGNYGCYPDCSEMMSRPLQAEKTVQLSKRKAMNSTRAILTGSAIAIEILAMLCLGGVLLYFLVKCMCALRIERTRGLPGNEVRTSDRTMSHQLMSSSPSDDAGYSSAPAAVLSLGGNRSGFRQRSCRSCKQQELELQQLSGIRNDGNQDAQPVVDKDK
- the LOC119309603 gene encoding protein GAMETE EXPRESSED 2-like isoform X2: MANRAALFPRPILAFSVLLCLAPLRPTAAQEQWPRFPIAPRPAFMFGWLDGRGSFRAGDTATVMITSFDIPDANVSEVRRKAAFKVTLHGGKAGNSSVLTDVAVHLEGDLPSWNITLVPLRAGNFIALFEEERFFLGVDTLNFAVAARDVNPSASLASWTHLGGGRVAAGSKALVSVFPRDAFGNGLPRGADMPFGNWYFAVSWSYVNGAPVEFSGLEYNGWTEDGCMSIEFVPTLAGDFLVHVHADNTKLRGSPLPLTVKPGLIDVAKSTAEWKHGTNAVQIFSKLEIFINQRDSFGNLVPGIHPFDAAVVESASRLSVPVGGLRIEAVAEGIQRLSFDVVEPGEFVLTIFETHLKQRLSDTVYVYHVFVGYCDGSKSIVNGSGLVQSVAGSPSSFMVYLLDQYQSPSPIDTDMMRVQILSRNGTSGVNPVITPVREPNETISTDGQTRNFNVSYTPEIAGEYEIWVLCGNIALNDGKPYNMTVSPGAVDTSLSRAPVFDPKAKRSVRNNVTVRLVDSFMNPVVSLEPKLRLQLTSANVTAPMNASSFTAGEFVNNKDGSYTAHYVARYLGLYGMCIQFDSRQLAPCPFQVLILPDEYFSEVREDHISVWEDESVSFDILSNDYIAVGLADVVNLSSPLHGGVVQYNPGYRYTPFERFFGNDSFSYTVSDKHGNVVSGTVFIYVLCRPPQFISLPKQLHVTEDIIGPKFGGFPGIEMTYSDTSENISVIVRAQHGNVLLAPVPMKLQHLFDDTLSISRVGRSSQALKIQGMVEEINGALKYLQYIGNEDFYGDDVIMLYARNRNGRHRDELHVSVEPVNDPPVILAPKSIFLGGKESRDGYQIFDKQRDPFEFSIVEPDLRWYPGNRSHLLLVLSFEVFEGTLMMTLPASLVGRAELKTGGSNQWQSLQTYVAIAHHLVLRGTGIRLRLDVADCNSAMHQLFYQGGPSHATSLSITVNDLGNYGCYPDCSEMMSRPLQAEKTVQLSKRKAMNSTRAILTGSAIAIEILAMLCLGGVLLYFLVKCMCALRIERTRGLPGNEVRTSDRTMSHQLMSSSPSDDAGYSSAPAAVLSLGGNRSGFRQRSCRSCKQQELELQQLSGIRNDGNQDAQPVVDKDK